Proteins encoded within one genomic window of Amorphoplanes friuliensis DSM 7358:
- a CDS encoding DUF6458 family protein, producing MGIGGSIFLLALGAILAFAVNADISGLDINVVGYVLMLAGLIGLVVTIWYWNSRRRPAVVQTQRPVVSNDPAYRDGEVVEEYRETTRRQPPPPPYGA from the coding sequence ATGGGCATCGGCGGAAGTATCTTCCTACTCGCGCTGGGCGCGATCCTCGCGTTCGCCGTGAACGCGGACATCAGCGGACTGGACATCAACGTTGTCGGCTACGTGCTGATGCTGGCCGGACTGATCGGCCTCGTCGTCACGATCTGGTACTGGAACAGCCGTCGCCGTCCGGCCGTCGTGCAGACGCAGCGGCCGGTTGTCAGCAACGACCCCGCGTACCGCGACGGTGAGGTTGTCGAGGAGTACCGCGAGACCACGCGGCGTCAGCCCCCGCCGCCGCCGTACGGCGCCTGA
- the trhA gene encoding PAQR family membrane homeostasis protein TrhA, which yields MTTSAPFKMKRVDLGKPRLRGRLHQYAFFVALVSGVVLCSIAATRPGVAPFLSTLVYSITVCGLFGISALYHRLEWTERGYQIMRRLDHSMIFIFIAGTYTPFCILLLDRPKATVMLSLIWTGAIGGVALKSIWPHLPRWVGAPLYLALGWGAVAILPDILRNGGVADLVLLAAGGLIYSVGAVFYAMRRPNPWPTVFGHHEFFHACTLVAATCHHIAIYLALYA from the coding sequence GTGACGACCTCAGCACCGTTCAAGATGAAGCGTGTTGATCTCGGCAAGCCGCGTCTCCGCGGCCGGCTGCACCAGTACGCGTTCTTCGTGGCCCTGGTCAGCGGCGTGGTTCTGTGCTCGATCGCCGCCACCCGCCCCGGCGTCGCGCCCTTCCTGAGCACCCTCGTCTACAGCATCACCGTGTGCGGCCTGTTCGGGATCAGTGCGCTCTACCACCGGCTGGAGTGGACCGAGCGCGGCTACCAGATCATGCGGCGGCTGGACCACTCGATGATCTTCATCTTCATCGCGGGCACCTACACGCCGTTCTGCATCCTGCTGCTGGACCGGCCCAAGGCGACCGTCATGCTGAGCCTGATCTGGACCGGCGCGATCGGCGGCGTCGCCCTCAAGAGCATCTGGCCGCACCTGCCCCGCTGGGTCGGCGCGCCGCTCTACCTGGCCCTTGGCTGGGGTGCCGTCGCGATCCTGCCGGACATCCTCCGCAACGGCGGGGTGGCCGATCTGGTGCTGCTCGCCGCCGGTGGCCTGATCTACAGCGTCGGCGCGGTCTTCTACGCGATGCGGCGGCCCAACCCGTGGCCCACGGTCTTCGGCCACCACGAGTTCTTCCACGCGTGCACGCTGGTCGCTGCGACCTGTCACCACATCGCCATCTACCTTGCTCTGTATGCCTGA
- a CDS encoding alpha/beta fold hydrolase: MPDDLHVYDTGGDGTPIIWHHGTPNLGAPPVPLFRDDVRWISYDRPGYGGSAARPGRSIASAAEDVARIADELELDRFAVMGHSGGGTYALASAALLPDRVTAAVSISGLAPYGAEGIDWFAGMAPSGVASLRAATEGRAAKERHEAEATEAEPGFTPKDLAMFGGPWSWILEVVNPALAAGPAALIDDDLAYVAPWGFDPASITAPVLIVHGGSDLTVPGSHGEWLARHIPGAELWLHPGDGHLSILEHAPAALDWLVQTRVS, translated from the coding sequence ATGCCTGACGATCTGCACGTCTACGACACCGGTGGCGACGGCACGCCGATCATCTGGCACCACGGGACACCCAATCTCGGCGCCCCGCCGGTCCCGCTCTTCCGCGACGACGTCCGCTGGATCTCGTACGACCGTCCCGGGTACGGCGGATCGGCCGCACGTCCGGGGCGCTCGATCGCCTCGGCCGCGGAAGACGTCGCCCGGATCGCGGACGAGTTGGAGCTCGATCGTTTTGCGGTGATGGGTCACTCCGGCGGTGGAACCTACGCACTGGCCTCCGCCGCACTGCTCCCGGATCGCGTCACTGCCGCGGTCAGCATCTCCGGGCTCGCCCCGTACGGCGCCGAGGGCATCGACTGGTTCGCCGGCATGGCGCCCTCGGGTGTCGCCTCCCTGCGCGCCGCCACCGAGGGTCGTGCCGCCAAGGAACGTCACGAGGCCGAGGCCACGGAGGCCGAGCCCGGCTTCACGCCGAAGGACCTGGCGATGTTCGGCGGCCCGTGGTCGTGGATCCTCGAGGTGGTCAACCCGGCCCTGGCCGCCGGCCCCGCCGCCCTGATCGACGACGACCTGGCCTACGTCGCGCCCTGGGGTTTCGACCCGGCGAGCATCACCGCACCGGTGCTGATCGTGCACGGCGGCTCGGACCTCACGGTGCCCGGTTCGCACGGCGAGTGGCTGGCCCGGCACATCCCCGGAGCCGAGTTGTGGCTGCACCCCGGGGACGGCCACCTGTCGATCCTCGAGCACGCCCCGGCGGCGCTGGACTGGCTCGTTCAGACCCGGGTGTCGTAG
- a CDS encoding winged helix-turn-helix transcriptional regulator: METSVYAKDCPSRQVLDRIGDAWSVLIVGSLANGPLRYTELAHRIPGVSPKMLTQTLRALERDGLVTRTVHAVVPPRVDYALTTLGRSLLGLVNALQEWAETHITDVIEAREAYDTRV, from the coding sequence GTGGAGACAAGTGTGTACGCCAAGGACTGCCCCAGCCGGCAGGTGCTGGACCGCATCGGCGACGCCTGGAGTGTGCTCATCGTCGGCTCGCTGGCCAACGGACCCCTGCGCTACACCGAGCTGGCCCACCGCATCCCCGGCGTGAGCCCGAAGATGCTCACCCAGACGCTCCGCGCCCTCGAACGCGACGGTCTGGTGACGCGGACGGTCCACGCCGTCGTGCCGCCCCGCGTCGACTACGCGCTGACAACCCTCGGGCGCAGCCTGCTCGGCCTGGTCAACGCGCTGCAGGAGTGGGCCGAGACGCACATCACGGACGTCATCGAGGCCCGGGAGGCCTACGACACCCGGGTCTGA
- a CDS encoding SDR family oxidoreductase, with product MTIVVTGATGHFGRVAVESLLSRGVPADQIVAIGRSVEKIQDLADRGVRVIHASYEDPESLRKAFAGADKLLFVSGSEVGKRLEQHANVVAAAKDAGISKVVYTSAPYADTSDMMIAVEHRATEQALAGSGIPDVHFLRNSWYLENYNVKGALEHGLFGAAGEGKISIATRADLAEAAAAAVVADNLDKQAYELGGEAVTLTELAAEVSRQSGQEVGYTNLPQEKYQEFLVGVGLPEQFAAVLADSDRGASVGLLDTGAGDLAQLLGRPATPLADAVRAELA from the coding sequence ATGACCATCGTCGTCACCGGCGCCACCGGACACTTCGGCCGCGTCGCCGTCGAGTCGCTGCTCTCGCGCGGTGTGCCCGCCGACCAGATCGTGGCGATCGGCCGCAGCGTCGAGAAGATCCAGGACCTGGCCGACCGCGGCGTCCGCGTCATCCACGCGTCGTACGAGGATCCCGAGTCGCTGCGCAAGGCGTTCGCCGGCGCCGACAAGCTGCTCTTCGTCTCGGGCAGCGAGGTGGGCAAGCGGCTCGAGCAGCACGCGAACGTGGTCGCCGCGGCCAAGGACGCCGGCATCAGCAAGGTCGTCTACACCAGCGCCCCGTACGCCGACACGTCCGACATGATGATCGCCGTTGAGCACCGGGCCACCGAGCAGGCCCTGGCCGGCTCCGGCATCCCGGACGTGCACTTCCTGCGCAACAGCTGGTACCTGGAGAACTACAACGTCAAGGGTGCGCTGGAGCACGGCCTGTTCGGCGCCGCCGGCGAGGGCAAGATCAGCATTGCCACCCGCGCCGACCTGGCCGAGGCCGCCGCTGCTGCGGTTGTCGCCGACAACCTCGACAAGCAGGCGTACGAGCTGGGTGGCGAAGCCGTCACCCTGACCGAGCTGGCCGCCGAGGTCTCGCGGCAGTCGGGCCAGGAGGTCGGCTACACGAACCTGCCGCAGGAGAAGTACCAGGAGTTCCTCGTCGGTGTCGGCCTGCCCGAGCAGTTCGCGGCCGTGCTGGCCGACTCGGACCGGGGTGCCTCCGTGGGCCTGCTCGACACCGGCGCCGGGGACCTGGCGCAGCTCCTCGGCCGCCCGGCCACCCCGCTGGCCGACGCGGTCCGCGCCGAACTGGCCTGA